One Camelina sativa cultivar DH55 unplaced genomic scaffold, Cs unpScaffold12377, whole genome shotgun sequence DNA segment encodes these proteins:
- the LOC109132010 gene encoding trihelix transcription factor ASIL1-like gives DSSLSPQAPPSPPILPTNDVTVAVVKKPTAASVSSQSPSRNALALVVHTPAVTGGGGSGNRNGRGGSGGGGGGRDDCWSEEATKVLIDAWGDRFSEPGKGTLKQQHWKEVAEIVN, from the coding sequence GATTCTTCCCTTTCACCACAAGCTCCTCCCTCTCCGCCGATTTTGCCGACAAACGACGTTACCGTCGCCGTTGTGAAGAAACCGACGGCTGCTTCTGTTTCGTCTCAGTCTCCGTCGAGGAACGCTTTAGCGTTAGTGGTTCATACTCCTGCTGTAACCGGTGGTGGTGGTAGCGGTAACAGAAACGGACGAGGAGGAAGcggtggtggcggcggcggaAGAGACGATTGTTGGAGCGAAGAAGCTACAAAGGTTCTAATCGACGCTTGGGGAGATCGGTTCTCTGAGCCAGGTAAAGGAACATTGAAGCAACAACATTG